Sequence from the Nasonia vitripennis strain AsymCx chromosome 5, Nvit_psr_1.1, whole genome shotgun sequence genome:
TGCGGATTGTAGGTTACGGGGGTTTATGCGAGAAAAGTTGACAATAAAGCAAAGGTTAGGTTCTGCGCGTCTGCGCTTGAGATGTGTGTGTTTCCATCCGCGGTTATGGTGGAGATTTGTTTTTAATCgtttattttgttataaagAATGCGAGTTTCATTATGTAGGTCTTGATTATCGATTTTAACGTGTTATGCGTAAAAAATTCGTCTTAATACGGTTTAATTATGTTGAAGAATGATATATCACGCAAGGTAAGCTTTGAGTACTTCacattttaaacgattttatCGTGtttattcatatttattttacttaaataatttagtaaTTGCGATTTAAAGTTCTTTTTCATATTCTGAAAGAATATAAGGCACTTTGAGGTTAACCACATTTgtatttgtattgttttttaattaaaaataaattatcattatTGTCCTACTTGATATTGTTTTAAAGTCAAACCCAAATAggttatattttaaaattcttaatCTACAAAAATGAAGTATTCAAGAATTAGTTTGGCATTATTTTacttcaacaaaattattgaatcAGATAATTATAAAAGTTAAATGGTCGCCTTGAATGTaccaatttttgttttcaaatatgatttattataagtGATTTACAGGTCATATACATGAAAATGGCTATCAACATAATGccaattttatgaaaaaagtaCTAGTTTAAACCCTGTTGCACAACTATCTTCATCAAGATGCCAGGCTGTGCTGCAATTGGTTGTAACAACCGAAGTGAAAAGGGTTACACAATGAAGTGTTTCCCTCGGGATCcagttttaagaaaaatttggAAACAAAGAGTCGGGCGAGCAGATTGGGAGCCATCAAATAACTCCTTTCTCTGCCATGTACACTTTGAATCAAATCAATGGGTAGTCACACCAagtggaaaaattaaattaaaaaagggGGCTCTGCCATCAATATTTACAGTAACTTCTACAAGAAAGTCTCCTAAAAAGAGACAAAAACTAGGAGTACCACCTGTGGAAgtagaagaagacgaagattTGGAAGAATATGAAGTGGAGTATTTAGAAAATGATGgcccttttatttttaacacaaGCAATCAAAAAATTGTGccaaatattataaatgtacaaACTCAGGTATGCAAGCTTTCTATATTACCACAACATAAAATGAAATCTTAACAATtctgaaaattattacaataacaaattttCCAGAATGCTGCAATGAGTGGACAGATTTTGCAAAATGTCAAATTCATAAGCaatgaaagtttaaaaaatttgcaaaatgaaaaatttatcatAGTAGCTGATGAGAACAATAGAGAAATtggaaaaataataagtgATAGTGCTTTGCTACTTTTTGGAAACGAAAGGGGAAAAGAAAATGTTCATACTTTGACAAAACTTGATAGACCAACACCAGCTGAAGTAAAGATAGAGGTAAAGGAAGAAACACCAGACAATGGTTTAAGTTCACATGATTATGATGAGAtcgaaagaaaattaaaagaaatatgCCATTCTGAGAATGAGAATGAAACAGACAATTCAAATTCTATCAAGAATCCTAAAAAGATCAGTGACCAGTCTATAGAAATTGAAAGTACTTTTAGTTTAGAAGATTTAGAAAATGGATCAGACAGTGTAAGAGAGAACTCAAGTCAGGATATTGACTCTGATGCATCATCTGTAAGGACTGGAATAAAacgtaaaagaaaaatcaaaccAGAATCTCGCGATCAAAAGCTTAACATAATAGAAACTAGTCAATCTACCAGTAAATCTAATGAATCCCAATTTACAGAAGATGTTACAGATATTATTCATGATTTGGAAACAGAAAGTTTAACAGACAGTAATTCCCAACAGTTAAAGCATGTATCTCCTGTTCC
This genomic interval carries:
- the LOC100679949 gene encoding uncharacterized protein LOC100679949, whose product is MPGCAAIGCNNRSEKGYTMKCFPRDPVLRKIWKQRVGRADWEPSNNSFLCHVHFESNQWVVTPSGKIKLKKGALPSIFTVTSTRKSPKKRQKLGVPPVEVEEDEDLEEYEVEYLENDGPFIFNTSNQKIVPNIINVQTQNAAMSGQILQNVKFISNESLKNLQNEKFIIVADENNREIGKIISDSALLLFGNERGKENVHTLTKLDRPTPAEVKIEVKEETPDNGLSSHDYDEIERKLKEICHSENENETDNSNSIKNPKKISDQSIEIESTFSLEDLENGSDSVRENSSQDIDSDASSVRTGIKRKRKIKPESRDQKLNIIETSQSTSKSNESQFTEDVTDIIHDLETESLTDSNSQQLKHVSPVPKIKNTLTNGASKPIIKNDIQLKNDIVNRPAQIKKNNIVNVKNVKPNNELMAKLDIQGEVIEKLSNELIMYKDMERKMQSLTQELQNKNKEIEILMRKQMVKKPQVDKKVSKAESADLKDASEADLKQRIDFLEDNNKKLMKTVTLEGQNRRKLECQVKSRDNQIKELNWKLEKASKFLDRAEKNANNYRKKMLNMQALLRRRKLQNEKSSIFDEFLVCHSDQNFSESALEIALEIEKACGPEGYQKLLHYEFPVPTLKNLSKKYPTEIDFNDPDEEVIFETKEPEQHTNDISAAEIKMENVEYLDPDFLAELDETVTGTVQDIFEESSDSDDLNLTELQKHIMIDFS